The Monodelphis domestica isolate mMonDom1 chromosome 7, mMonDom1.pri, whole genome shotgun sequence genome window below encodes:
- the PALM2AKAP2 gene encoding A-kinase anchor protein 2 isoform X8, producing MEIEIPNVECQSVSGVSSASHSLDSSSPFYSPQNGLISDHRHESLDNEVAREIQYLDEVLEANCCDSAADVTYNGTSSPEPGVTITVGGSGPSVHTTNHLEGTTEREAVLLVGRQAPPLLGLSHGPNMAEAFRANGHSPDGQREVLGDCLPAPESPSSSTSSKGSFRDGETTPLTTLKKEAKFELRAFHEDKKPSKLFEDDGGDKETYRVRKVRPSEEMLELEKERRELIRSQAVKKNPAIATKWWNPPQEKTLEEQLDDESLESHKKYKERKEKRQQQEQQLLQQQPSPQQRECPSPLAEPSGTLKEDVVTEQIDFSAARKQFQLMESSRPAGGRAQGAPRLFSVKPFYRPLGPSFSERPSSASRPGSGAGRMEEDGVAAPKGPENPPPGGQDGPGSPEKESPSQAKLWAEEAEFTSARAVFTVVKDEEPSLLDPFTRSVYVSPPEELDSGLEELSVRSQGTTVLETLSNDFSMDNLSDSGASNETMNALQENSLTDFSLPQTPQTELPSEGRAEGAPKAFSDHGFYSPSSLLGDSLLADDPLDYHAGLLVQSAIQQAIAEQADRALSGAHEEGAGDVRLEGEAAAPGPPKPQGSFKPPQVSSPVQEKRDVLPKIRTEEGPELREGTVPPGPAEESRPEGSYFSKYSEAAELRSTASLLATQESEVTVGPFKLRSRKQRTLSMIEEEIRAAQEREEELKRQRQVLQAAQSPRVRNAPPPPSRTVCYKTAPGKIEKVKPPPSPTTEGPSSQSDLLPEEAAGSQRPKNLMQTLMEDYETHKSKRREKMDESSYTCKLLSNSKVTSEVLEATRVNRRKSALALRWEAGIYANREEEDDE from the exons ATGGAAATTGAAATCCCCAATGTAGAATGTCAAAGTGTCTCTGGGGTTTCTTCAGCATCCCATTCCTTGGAcagttcctctcctttttattcgCCCCAGAATGGGCTCATCTCAGACCACCGCCATGAATCCCTGGATAATGAGGTGGCTCGAGAGATCCAGTATTTAGATGAAGTACTAGAAGCCAACTGCTGTGACTCCGCTGCCGATGTGACTTACAACGGCACGTCTTCACCGGAGCCAGGCGTCACCATCACCGTGGGCGGCTCGGGTCCCTCCGTCCACACAACGAACCACCTAGAAGGCACCACCGAGAGGGAAGCGGTTCTCCTCGTTGGCAGACAGGCCCCTCCtctcctgggcctgagccacggGCCCAACATGGCGGAGGCCTTCAGGGCAAACGGTCACTCTCCAGATGGCCAGAGGGAGGTGCTCGGGGACTGCCTTCCAGCTCCGGAGAGCCCCAGCTCTTCGACCAGTTCAAAGGGTTCTTTCCGGGATGGAGAGACGACCCCCCTCACCACTCTGAAGAaagaagctaaatttgaactacGTGCCTTCCACGAGGATAAGAAGCCATCCAAGCTTTTCGAGGATGATGGCGGCGACAAGGAGACGTACAGGGTCCGGAAAGTGAGGCCATCCGAGGAGATGCTGGAGCTGGAAAAGGAGAGGCGAGAACTCATCCGGAGTCAGGCAGTGAAAAAAAATCCCGCCATCGCCACCAAATGGTGGAACCCCCCCCAGGAGAAGACCCTGGAGGAGCAACTGGATGACGAGTCTCTGGAGTCGCATAAGAAGTACAAGGAACGCAAGGAGAAGAGGCAGCAGCAAGAGCAGCAGCTGCTGCAGCAGCAGCCCTCCCCCCAGCAGAGGGAATGTCCTTCGCCCCTCGCGGAGCCCTCCGGCACTCTGAAGGAGGATGTGGTCACGGAGCAGATCGACTTCTCTGCCGCCAGGAAGCAGTTTCAGCTGATGGAGAGTTCGAGGCCGGCGGGCGGCAGGGCCCAGGGCGCCCCCCGCCTCTTCTCCGTCAAGCCCTTCTACAGGCCGCTGGGTCCCAGCTTCTCGGAGAGGCCCTCCTCCGCCTCCAGGCCCGGTTCAGGCGCGGGGCGGATGGAGGAGGACGGCGTGGCTGCCCCGAAGGGGCCCGAGAACCCGCCTCCGGGAGGCCAGGACGGGCCCGGGAGCCCAGAAAAGGAGTCTCCCTCCCAAGCCAAGCTGTGGGCGGAGGAGGCCGAGTTCACCAGCGCGCGGGCGGTCTTCACGGTGGTGAAGGACGAGGAGCCGAGCCTCCTCGACCCCTTCACGAGGTCCGTGTACGTGTCGCCCCCGGAGGAGCTGGACTCTGGCTTGGAGGAGCTGTCGGTGAGGTCGCAGGGCACCACCGTGCTGGAGACCCTGTCCAACGACTTCAGCATGGACAACCTCAGCGACAGCGGCGCCTCCAACGAGACCATGAACGCCCTCCAGGAGAACTCCTTGACGGACTTCTCTCTGCCCCAGACCCCCCAGACGGAGCTGCCCTCGGAGGGACGGGCCGAAGGAGCGCCCAAGGCCTTCAGCGACCACGGCTTCTACTCCCCGTCCTCTCTGCTCGGCGATTCCCTGCTGGCCGACGACCCCCTGGACTATCACGCCGGCCTGCTGGTGCAGAGCGCCATCCAGCAAGCCATCGCCGAGCAGGCCGACAGAGCCCTCTCCGGAGCCCACGAGGAGGGTGCGGGGGACGTCCGGCTCGAGGGGGAGGCGGCGGCCCCCGGCCCCCCTAAGCCTCAGGGCTCCTTTAAGCCGCCTCAAGTGTCTTCTCCTGTCCAAGAGAAAAGAGACGTGCTACCAAAGATAAGGACGGAGGAAGGCCCAGAGCTCAGGGAAGGGACGGTGCCTCCCGGGCCCGCGGAGGAGAGCAGGCCAGAAGGGAGCTATTTCAGCAAGTATTCCGAGGCGGCGGAGCTCCGGAGCACAGCCTCCCTGCTGGCCACTCAGGAATCCGAGGTGACCGTGGGGCCCTTTAAGCTGAGGTCCAGGAAGCAGAGGACTTTGTCCATGATAGAAGAAGAGATCCGGGCGGcccaggagagagaagaggagttgAAACGGCAGAGGCAGGTCTTGCAGGCGGCCCAGAGCCCCCGGGTGAGGAACGCCCCTCCGCCGCCCTCCCGGACAGTGTGCTACAAGACGGCCCCCG GGAAAATAGAGAAAGTCAAACCTCCTCCATCCCCCACAACCGAAGGCCCCAGCTCGCAGTCTGATTTACTTCCCGAAGAGGCTGCCGGATCCCAGCGGCCCAAGAATCTGATGCAGACCCTCATGGAAGATTACGAAACACACAAATCTAAAAGGCGCGAGAAAATGGATGAGAGCAGT
- the PALM2AKAP2 gene encoding A-kinase anchor protein 2 isoform 3 (AKAP2) (isoform 3 (AKAP2) is encoded by transcript variant 3; The RefSeq protein has 3 substitutions compared to this genomic sequence), whose product MEIEIPNVECQSVSGVSSASHSLDSSSPFYSPQNGLVSDLRHESLDNEVAREIQYLDEVLEANCCDSAADVTYNGTSSPEPGVTITVGGSGPSVHTTNHLEGTTEREAVLLVGRQAPPLLGLSHGPNMAEAFRANGHSPDGQREVLGDCLPAPESPSSSTSSKGSFRDGETTPLTTLKKEAKFELRAFHEDKKPSKLFEDDGGDKETYRVRKVRPSEEMLELEKERRELIRSQAVKKNPAIATKWWNPPQEKTLEEQLDDESLESHKKYKERKEKRQQQEQQLLQQQPSPQQRECPSPLAEPSGTLKEDVVTEQIDFSAARKQFQLMESSRPAGGRAQGAPRLFSVKPFYRPLGPSFSERPSSASRPGSGAGRMEEDGVAAPKGPENPPPGGQDGPGSPEKESPSQAKLWAEEAEFTSARAVFTVVKDEEPSLLDPFTRSVYVSPPEELDSGLEELSVRSQGTTVLETLSNDFSMDNLSDSGASNETMNALQENSLTDFSLPQTPQTELPSEGRAEGAPKAFSDHGFYSPSSLLGDSLLADDPLDYHAGLLVQSAIQQAIAEQADRALSGAHEGGAAAPGPPKPQGSFKPPQVSSPVQEKRDVLPKIRTEEGPELREGTVPPGPAEESRPEGSYFSKYSEAAELRSTASLLATQESEVTVGPFKLRSRKQRTLSMIEEEIRAAQEREEELKRQRQVLQAAQSPRVRNAPPPPSRTVCYKTAPGKIEKVKPPPSPTTEGPSSQSDLLPEEAAGSQRPKNLMQTLMEDYETHKSKRREKMDESSYTCKLLSNSKVTSEVLEATRVNRRKSALALRWEAGIYANREEEDDE is encoded by the exons ATGGAAATTGAAATCCCCAATGTAGAATGTCAAAGTGTCTCTGGGGTTTCTTCAGCATCCCATTCCTTGGAcagttcctctcctttttattcgCCCCAGAATGGGCTCATCTCAGACCACCGCCATGAATCCCTGGATAATGAGGTGGCTCGAGAGATCCAGTATTTAGATGAAGTACTAGAAGCCAACTGCTGTGACTCCGCTGCCGATGTGACTTACAACGGCACGTCTTCACCGGAGCCAGGCGTCACCATCACCGTGGGCGGCTCGGGTCCCTCCGTCCACACAACGAACCACCTAGAAGGCACCACCGAGAGGGAAGCGGTTCTCCTCGTTGGCAGACAGGCCCCTCCtctcctgggcctgagccacggGCCCAACATGGCGGAGGCCTTCAGGGCAAACGGTCACTCTCCAGATGGCCAGAGGGAGGTGCTCGGGGACTGCCTTCCAGCTCCGGAGAGCCCCAGCTCTTCGACCAGTTCAAAGGGTTCTTTCCGGGATGGAGAGACGACCCCCCTCACCACTCTGAAGAaagaagctaaatttgaactacGTGCCTTCCACGAGGATAAGAAGCCATCCAAGCTTTTCGAGGATGATGGCGGCGACAAGGAGACGTACAGGGTCCGGAAAGTGAGGCCATCCGAGGAGATGCTGGAGCTGGAAAAGGAGAGGCGAGAACTCATCCGGAGTCAGGCAGTGAAAAAAAATCCCGCCATCGCCACCAAATGGTGGAACCCCCCCCAGGAGAAGACCCTGGAGGAGCAACTGGATGACGAGTCTCTGGAGTCGCATAAGAAGTACAAGGAACGCAAGGAGAAGAGGCAGCAGCAAGAGCAGCAGCTGCTGCAGCAGCAGCCCTCCCCCCAGCAGAGGGAATGTCCTTCGCCCCTCGCGGAGCCCTCCGGCACTCTGAAGGAGGATGTGGTCACGGAGCAGATCGACTTCTCTGCCGCCAGGAAGCAGTTTCAGCTGATGGAGAGTTCGAGGCCGGCGGGCGGCAGGGCCCAGGGCGCCCCCCGCCTCTTCTCCGTCAAGCCCTTCTACAGGCCGCTGGGTCCCAGCTTCTCGGAGAGGCCCTCCTCCGCCTCCAGGCCCGGTTCAGGCGCGGGGCGGATGGAGGAGGACGGCGTGGCTGCCCCGAAGGGGCCCGAGAACCCGCCTCCGGGAGGCCAGGACGGGCCCGGGAGCCCAGAAAAGGAGTCTCCCTCCCAAGCCAAGCTGTGGGCGGAGGAGGCCGAGTTCACCAGCGCGCGGGCGGTCTTCACGGTGGTGAAGGACGAGGAGCCGAGCCTCCTCGACCCCTTCACGAGGTCCGTGTACGTGTCGCCCCCGGAGGAGCTGGACTCTGGCTTGGAGGAGCTGTCGGTGAGGTCGCAGGGCACCACCGTGCTGGAGACCCTGTCCAACGACTTCAGCATGGACAACCTCAGCGACAGCGGCGCCTCCAACGAGACCATGAACGCCCTCCAGGAGAACTCCTTGACGGACTTCTCTCTGCCCCAGACCCCCCAGACGGAGCTGCCCTCGGAGGGACGGGCCGAAGGAGCGCCCAAGGCCTTCAGCGACCACGGCTTCTACTCCCCGTCCTCTCTGCTCGGCGATTCCCTGCTGGCCGACGACCCCCTGGACTATCACGCCGGCCTGCTGGTGCAGAGCGCCATCCAGCAAGCCATCGCCGAGCAGGCCGACAGAGCCCTCTCCGGAGCCCACGAGGAGGGT GCGGCGGCCCCCGGCCCCCCTAAGCCTCAGGGCTCCTTTAAGCCGCCTCAAGTGTCTTCTCCTGTCCAAGAGAAAAGAGACGTGCTACCAAAGATAAGGACGGAGGAAGGCCCAGAGCTCAGGGAAGGGACGGTGCCTCCCGGGCCCGCGGAGGAGAGCAGGCCAGAAGGGAGCTATTTCAGCAAGTATTCCGAGGCGGCGGAGCTCCGGAGCACAGCCTCCCTGCTGGCCACTCAGGAATCCGAGGTGACCGTGGGGCCCTTTAAGCTGAGGTCCAGGAAGCAGAGGACTTTGTCCATGATAGAAGAAGAGATCCGGGCGGcccaggagagagaagaggagttgAAACGGCAGAGGCAGGTCTTGCAGGCGGCCCAGAGCCCCCGGGTGAGGAACGCCCCTCCGCCGCCCTCCCGGACAGTGTGCTACAAGACGGCCCCCG GGAAAATAGAGAAAGTCAAACCTCCTCCATCCCCCACAACCGAAGGCCCCAGCTCGCAGTCTGATTTACTTCCCGAAGAGGCTGCCGGATCCCAGCGGCCCAAGAATCTGATGCAGACCCTCATGGAAGATTACGAAACACACAAATCTAAAAGGCGCGAGAAAATGGATGAGAGCAGT